Below is a genomic region from Verrucomicrobiota bacterium.
TTTCGGCCTCTGGTCCCGTCGCCGTTCATGGCCTCCCCCCCCCGATGGGATGAAGACCTCAGGAAAACCGCCCAATTGGGCGTCTCCTTATGGACACCCGCACCCACTCAAATTTGAACGGAGCAAATCCAAAGCGGCGTCGCAGCCCCTTCACCCTTCCTTGCCGCACGCACTCCAAAATCGGTAACCGTACGTACTGCAAACTGTGTTGAAATGGTCGAACTCCGTCTGCTCACACGAAGGCACAAAGGCACGAAGAAACGTCAGTTCATTCCAGGTATTTTTCGACAAATTTCAGCTTCTCCTTGGGAACGCACAAGGCGTCCTGCTTATATTGCGCATAATTCTGGCACCTCGCAAAGCGCCATGCGTTTGAATGTGGATTAACCCTGATAAAGATTTCGTAATCCAACGCACGAAAAAACTTGTCAACATCAACGATGGACTGACTGTGCCATTTTAAACAATGCTCCATAAACTCCCCAAAGACAACTGGCCTTTGTTGGCGGAGGAGCTCCCGCGCCCCCATCATGGCAAAGAGGTCATAGCCATCCGTATCAATTTTAATCAAGGTGACATTGCCTGGTAATGTTCCGGCAAGTACCAAAGAGTCAATGGTTCGAACCTTGAGTTTATTGGTGACGCATTTCCAATTACCGCCTGCCGGAACAATGTTTGCAGTGCCAGTACCTTGACCAAGCACTAGATCGTGTTCCACCTGGATTTCCACATCTTTTTCCACTTCTCCGACAGCGAAATTAATGCATTTCATTTCGGCCTCCAAACCACTCAACTTGATATTGGCAGCCAGTGCAAGCTGGTTATCTTTGACAGCTTCGATGCAATAAACGAACGGGGGGGGGCAACCCGCTGCTTTATTATAAGTGGCAAAAGGTATAGAAATTAGGCCAATATTTGCGCCAATGTCGAGAAAACAACCCTTCGGATCGTGTATGGAGGAGAGGAACTCAAGGGTGGACTCTTCAAATACATCCATAAAATACGCCATGCGTTCATGGTGACAAAATAGATCCAATCTCACTTGATATGGGCAAGGCTTATGTAGGGTGGTTTGAACAAAAATGTGCTTTGCATTAAAGCCTAATTTTTTGTGTAGCAACAACATTGCACGCACTTTCCCGCGAAAGTTGGGCAACCTGCGAACGATGGCACAAAAAGCAAGCCAGATTTTTAACATAATGTTTTGAGTAACTGTATTAATCTAATAATAGAAAATGAACCGATCATTGGAATTCAAAATTTTCAATCGAAATTTGTCATATTCGTCGCATCGCCTGGAGCGTGGCGTTCATGGTGTTCAGGATGGTGCCCACTTCCCATTGCGTGGGCGGTTCGCTGACGGTGAAGTCCATCGTGGCGACGCTGTTGGTGTTGCCGCTGCTGTTGGCGGTGACGCCATTAACGGCGTCATTGAGCTGTTGTTGGGTGACGTAGCCGGTGGGCAGCGCGTCAATGCGGGCGTTCACGGCGTCAATCATGGCCTTTAGGGCGTTGAGTTGTTCACGGAGTTCTGCCGCGGACGCCACGGATTCGTCGGCGGGCTTTGAGGGATCGAAAGGCATAATGAAAAAGTATTAAGGATTAAGTATTAAGGATTAAACGGTGGGTGGTTCTGGTTTTGAATGGATTTTGCATTGATACAAGGATTAAGGATAAAAGAGGGTTAAGGGTTACGGACTTTTTTGTGGATGCTGGTAAGGATGGCGTTTAGCTGGCGGGTTTCTTCCCGGAGTGGATCGAGGCTTGGGGCGGGAATCGTGCCGCTGCGCAGCAATAGTTCCAGCCAATACTCCGTTTCCTCGATCTCTTTCAGGCAATCGCCCACTTTGGCGGCAAACTCCGCCGGGGAAC
It encodes:
- a CDS encoding FkbM family methyltransferase is translated as MLKIWLAFCAIVRRLPNFRGKVRAMLLLHKKLGFNAKHIFVQTTLHKPCPYQVRLDLFCHHERMAYFMDVFEESTLEFLSSIHDPKGCFLDIGANIGLISIPFATYNKAAGCPPPFVYCIEAVKDNQLALAANIKLSGLEAEMKCINFAVGEVEKDVEIQVEHDLVLGQGTGTANIVPAGGNWKCVTNKLKVRTIDSLVLAGTLPGNVTLIKIDTDGYDLFAMMGARELLRQQRPVVFGEFMEHCLKWHSQSIVDVDKFFRALDYEIFIRVNPHSNAWRFARCQNYAQYKQDALCVPKEKLKFVEKYLE
- a CDS encoding four helix bundle protein; amino-acid sequence: MMDNDRNRDLKERTMAFALAIIRAYAGLPKGTVAQVLGKQALRAGTSVGANYREASRARSPAEFAAKVGDCLKEIEETEYWLELLLRSGTIPAPSLDPLREETRQLNAILTSIHKKVRNP